In the genome of Succinivibrio dextrinosolvens, the window TACACCAGCAGCTACCATCAGCCAGGCACAGACTACGTTTACCAGGGTGATGATGGAACCGATTGACAGGTCGATATCTGCAATCAGAATAACGAAGGTCATACCGATTGCAGCGATTCCATAGTAGGAAACCTGACGTGAGATGTTGATGATGTTTCTTCCTGTAATAAAGGTTCCATCACTGGCAATAGCGAAGATGATGATTTCAGCGATGAAAACCAGCCAGATTGCGTTCTGTTTTAAAAAGTTTGCGTTTAACATTTATCGAGACTCCTTTGCCTCATCAGTGATACCGGATGCATACTGCATAATCTTGTCTGAGTCGAACTCATCTTTCTGTAGTTCGCCAGTGGTGCGATTTTCTGCAAGAACGATGATGCGATCCGACATACCCATTAACTCTTCCATTTCTGATGAAATCATCAGCACACTGCGGCCTGATTCAACCAGCTCATTGATAAGTTTGTAGATTTCATATTTGGCACCTACGTCAATACCACGGGTTGGTTCATCGAAAATAATCAGTTCACAGTCAGCGGCCAGCCATTTGCCTAGAATAACTTTCTGCTGATTACCGCCTGAAAGATTCTTAACCAGCTGATTCAGTGTAGGACACTTAATCTGGATTTCCTCACGGTATTTCTGAGCAATTTCTTTTTCCTTTTTGGAGTTTATTACACTCAGTTTGGAAATACGCTCATAAATAGGCATATTGATATTGTTCTTGATGGAAATACCTAAAAGGGCACCATGACGTTTTCTGTCTTCTGGTACCAGGGCGATTCCAAGATCAATTGCCTCTCTTGGAGACTGAGGATTGATTTCCTTTCCGTTGAAAATAATGGATCCTGACTCTTTAGGCTTAGAGCCGAAAATAATCTCGGCAAGCTCGGTTCTTCCTGCGCCTACCAGACCCCCCAGACCTAAAACCTCACCTGCATGAAGCTTCAGAGAAATATCCTTATCTCCGTTGCCGGTAACATTCTTAAGTTCAAGTACCACCTTGTCCTTGTTTACGCAGCTCTTGCGTGGTGGATATTTCTGGGTAAGCTCACGACCAACCATCAGCTTGATGAGTTCATCTACGGTTGCTTCAGGAGTGATCAGTGTTGTTACGTATTCACCGTCACGGATAACCTCGATTCTGTCTGATAATCTGAAGATTTCCTCAAGACGGTGTGAAATATAAATGATGGATACGCCTTTCTTTCTTAAAAGCTCAACTACCTTAAACATATTCTCAACTTCGTTTGAGGTAAGAGGAGCACTTGGCTCGTCCATAATCAGAACCTGTGCGTTCTGCTGTATTGCCTTGGCAATCTCAATCATCTGCTGGTAGCCTACGGTAAGGTTCTTTACCAGCTCTTTTGGATTGATTTTAATGTGCAGCTGATCAAAGGCCTTCTGGGCTTCTCTTTCCATAGCTGCTCTGTCAATTATCATTCCCTTGCGGATTGGTCTGCCTAGAAATAGGTTTTCTGCTGCTGAGAGTTCACCAACGTTGTTGAACTCCTGATAGATAACTGCAACTCCGTTCTCAGCTGCAAGCTGAGGACTCATTCTGTCGAATTCTTTTCCGTTGACACGGATTTTTCCTGATGTTGGAATCTCTGCTCCGGTACAGCATTTGATCAGTGTGGATTTACCTGCACCGTTCTCACCGATAAGACCTAATACTTCTCCCTTTCTAAGTCTGAGGGTAACGTCTTTTAGGGCTACTACACCTGGGTATTCCTTTCTTATATGTTCAAGTTCCAGAACATAGTTCTCGCTCATTCCCAATCTCCTTATGCAAGCCTTCCCATTTGAATGAGAAGGCTTTTTTTGTTCTGTTTGGCTAGTTATTTATTATTTCATGCCAGAACTGATTTTTTCTACGTTTTCCTTGGTAATAGGAGCTACACCACGGATTACGTTGTGCTCTGGAAGCTTGTTCTCTAGAATTAAAGCGAACATGCTTGCACAGCTGGTAGCGGTATCAACGTCTGAACCCTCAAAACCGATGATGCCCTTAGCAGGATAGGTAGGATCTGATAGGTGCTGTAACTGCTGCTTGGTTACGTCAGTTGTAAATACACCCATATCCTCTGGGATCTTGCCGTTTGTTGCGATCTGTAAGGCTTCATCTGCACCGATCATAGGACCTGCACCGATACCGGTAACAACCTTGCAGTCTGGTTCACGCTGTAAAATTGTTTCGATTGCTGTCTGTGCCTCGTTTGGACGAAGAGCTGCCTGACTTGCAACAATTTCATACTTGCCGTCAGCAACGTTCTTCATACCCTCACGGATACCTTCTTCACGCTCTAACAGGATCTTGGTCTGAGGGAAGCCTAGAACTGCAACCTTTGCCTTCTTGTCTGTGGTGTAGTGCTCATTGATGAAGTTACCAGCCAGCTCACCGATTGCAATACCCAGGTTGGTGTTGTTTAGAATCCAGTTACCGTCGGT includes:
- a CDS encoding sugar ABC transporter ATP-binding protein, which translates into the protein MSENYVLELEHIRKEYPGVVALKDVTLRLRKGEVLGLIGENGAGKSTLIKCCTGAEIPTSGKIRVNGKEFDRMSPQLAAENGVAVIYQEFNNVGELSAAENLFLGRPIRKGMIIDRAAMEREAQKAFDQLHIKINPKELVKNLTVGYQQMIEIAKAIQQNAQVLIMDEPSAPLTSNEVENMFKVVELLRKKGVSIIYISHRLEEIFRLSDRIEVIRDGEYVTTLITPEATVDELIKLMVGRELTQKYPPRKSCVNKDKVVLELKNVTGNGDKDISLKLHAGEVLGLGGLVGAGRTELAEIIFGSKPKESGSIIFNGKEINPQSPREAIDLGIALVPEDRKRHGALLGISIKNNINMPIYERISKLSVINSKKEKEIAQKYREEIQIKCPTLNQLVKNLSGGNQQKVILGKWLAADCELIIFDEPTRGIDVGAKYEIYKLINELVESGRSVLMISSEMEELMGMSDRIIVLAENRTTGELQKDEFDSDKIMQYASGITDEAKESR
- a CDS encoding sugar ABC transporter substrate-binding protein, whose product is MKKTLLSALFCAATLAFTAPSFAATTSETQGIQASPEFYAKANLSALKGKKIGITIQSLRNAYWAGVMAALEDVLSANGAKFTIVECDDKSAKQVAQIENFISSGCDFILVHPSDAAAVEDACAEARKQGIKVMCWDDPMTNTDGNWILNNTNLGIAIGELAGNFINEHYTTDKKAKVAVLGFPQTKILLEREEGIREGMKNVADGKYEIVASQAALRPNEAQTAIETILQREPDCKVVTGIGAGPMIGADEALQIATNGKIPEDMGVFTTDVTKQQLQHLSDPTYPAKGIIGFEGSDVDTATSCASMFALILENKLPEHNVIRGVAPITKENVEKISSGMK